Proteins from one uncultured Anaeromusa sp. genomic window:
- the trpS gene encoding tryptophan--tRNA ligase, protein MTVKGRIFSGMQPSGNFHLGNYLGALENWVKLQDQYECFFCVVDWHALTSTFENTEALPQRTYEMALNWLSAGLDPEKNTIFIQSQVKEHAELHLLLSMMTPLSWLERVPTYKDKLAQLGSQGKDINTYGFLGYPELMTADIALYKADTVPVGIDQLPHLELTREIVRRFNNLYGREVFVEPKEMLSQASLLPGLDGRKMSKSYGNEIPFAASEKEIREKVRQMVTDPQRVRRTDVGNPDVCPVFTFHKVFSPAVVVTEIDQECRKAGIGCVDCKKRLADHMAGALAPIHERRVVLEQQPERVYEILAAGAEKARKVANETMRSVREVMHLPN, encoded by the coding sequence ATGACAGTAAAAGGACGCATTTTCAGCGGCATGCAGCCGTCTGGAAATTTTCATCTGGGGAACTATTTAGGAGCGTTGGAAAACTGGGTCAAGCTGCAAGACCAATATGAGTGCTTTTTTTGTGTTGTAGACTGGCATGCGTTGACTTCGACTTTTGAAAATACGGAAGCCCTGCCGCAACGGACGTATGAAATGGCGCTGAACTGGCTGAGCGCCGGCCTGGACCCGGAGAAAAATACTATCTTTATTCAGTCGCAGGTCAAGGAGCATGCAGAGCTGCATCTGCTGCTTTCGATGATGACGCCTCTGTCTTGGTTGGAACGGGTGCCTACTTATAAAGATAAACTGGCGCAATTGGGCAGCCAGGGCAAAGATATCAATACCTATGGCTTTTTGGGCTATCCAGAGCTGATGACGGCGGACATTGCCTTGTATAAGGCGGACACGGTGCCGGTAGGTATTGATCAGCTGCCCCATTTGGAGTTGACCCGGGAGATCGTGCGGCGCTTCAATAATCTTTACGGACGGGAAGTTTTTGTGGAACCGAAGGAAATGCTGAGCCAGGCTTCGCTGCTGCCGGGCTTGGACGGACGTAAAATGAGCAAGTCCTATGGCAATGAGATTCCTTTTGCCGCCAGTGAAAAAGAGATTCGTGAAAAAGTACGGCAGATGGTAACCGACCCGCAGCGAGTACGCCGTACTGATGTAGGAAACCCGGATGTTTGTCCGGTATTTACCTTCCATAAGGTATTTTCACCGGCTGTTGTAGTTACAGAAATTGACCAAGAATGCCGCAAAGCGGGAATCGGCTGCGTAGACTGTAAAAAACGTCTCGCAGACCATATGGCGGGCGCCTTGGCTCCAATCCACGAACGGAGAGTCGTGCTGGAGCAGCAGCCGGAGCGAGTGTACGAAATTTTGGCTGCTGGCGCTGAAAAGGCGCGCAAAGTAGCCAACGAAACCATGCGCAGCGTTCGCGAAGTTATGCATTTGCCGAACTAA
- a CDS encoding site-2 protease family protein, producing the protein MFSLDADLIFRVPALLIALTVHEYAHARAAVAMGDDTPRQLGRVTLNPLAHLDPVGLLMLWLTQFGWAKPVPINPNRFQSYRSGMIWVSLAGPLSNVVMALVAAIALGACKVWGLGIPEVWKVLAWTRDYNIILAIFNLLPIPPLDGSKVISVFLPWKYAELYERITPYSPVVLIALVYIGVIGTIVYPFQIALYLAIQTIVGILFF; encoded by the coding sequence GTGTTTTCGTTAGATGCCGATTTGATTTTTCGTGTGCCGGCTCTTTTGATTGCCTTAACCGTGCATGAGTATGCCCATGCGAGAGCAGCTGTGGCCATGGGGGACGATACACCGCGCCAGCTTGGCAGAGTAACTTTGAATCCGCTAGCTCACTTGGATCCAGTAGGTTTGCTGATGCTTTGGCTGACGCAATTTGGCTGGGCCAAGCCGGTGCCTATTAATCCCAATCGTTTTCAGTCGTACCGCAGCGGTATGATCTGGGTTTCCTTGGCAGGTCCTCTCAGTAATGTAGTGATGGCTTTGGTAGCGGCAATCGCTTTAGGAGCTTGTAAAGTCTGGGGGCTGGGAATTCCGGAAGTGTGGAAAGTACTAGCTTGGACAAGAGATTATAACATTATATTAGCGATTTTCAACTTGCTGCCTATTCCGCCGTTGGATGGCTCTAAAGTGATTAGTGTATTTCTGCCTTGGAAATACGCCGAATTATATGAAAGGATTACTCCTTATAGTCCGGTAGTTCTTATTGCCTTAGTGTATATAGGCGTTATCGGTACTATTGTTTATCCTTTTCAAATTGCATTATATCTTGCCATTCAAACCATTGTTGGCATTTTATTTTTTTAG
- a CDS encoding polysaccharide deacetylase family protein — protein MKSPRFVFSRRAFALSLFSAILLCAAFPLITWAIQLWDVPIAVDEPSPTLSQSNNSPAIFMLSEHPGDEPLAEEGRPLYDSYLTNERLRANLPLSLPTAQPYKAAKVVYLTFDDGPDPQNTPAVLDILKKEQVKATFFLVGTQIEKHPDLVKRLFAEGQAIGNHTYDHIYKSLYQSPQSYVAQLNHTDELLKSIILCRPRISRAPGGSTGSFNKGYWELLKQNGYIEVGWNVSSGDASAAKAAAIESNVLTQMKQTFLQSHAIVLMHDGPGHIETVRALPGIIQALKAQGYEFRVVNTQTPAAW, from the coding sequence ATGAAGTCCCCCCGTTTTGTTTTTTCGCGACGCGCCTTCGCTTTGTCCCTGTTCAGCGCTATTTTGCTCTGCGCCGCCTTCCCCCTAATTACTTGGGCGATTCAGCTCTGGGACGTTCCGATTGCTGTAGATGAACCTTCGCCGACACTTTCTCAAAGCAATAACTCGCCCGCCATCTTTATGTTGTCAGAGCATCCTGGCGACGAGCCATTAGCGGAAGAAGGCCGCCCTTTGTACGACTCCTATCTTACCAATGAACGCCTGCGGGCCAATCTCCCCCTCAGTCTTCCAACTGCGCAGCCCTATAAAGCCGCCAAAGTAGTTTATCTTACCTTTGATGACGGCCCTGATCCGCAAAATACGCCGGCGGTTCTGGATATCTTAAAAAAAGAACAAGTTAAGGCTACCTTTTTTTTAGTGGGTACGCAAATCGAAAAACATCCTGATCTAGTAAAACGCCTTTTTGCCGAAGGTCAGGCGATAGGCAATCATACGTACGATCATATTTACAAAAGCCTATACCAATCGCCGCAAAGTTATGTAGCGCAGCTAAACCATACTGACGAGCTGCTTAAATCCATTATTCTTTGCCGTCCCCGCATTTCCAGAGCTCCCGGAGGCTCTACAGGCAGCTTCAACAAAGGCTACTGGGAGTTGCTTAAACAAAATGGCTACATAGAAGTAGGCTGGAATGTTTCCTCCGGCGATGCTTCGGCAGCCAAGGCCGCGGCGATTGAAAGCAACGTATTGACCCAAATGAAGCAAACTTTTTTACAAAGCCACGCCATCGTACTTATGCACGACGGTCCCGGACATATCGAAACCGTCCGCGCCCTGCCGGGCATTATCCAAGCTTTAAAAGCCCAGGGCTATGAGTTTCGCGTAGTCAACACGCAAACACCAGCCGCCTGGTAA
- the guaB gene encoding IMP dehydrogenase, which yields MFEEKFAKQGLTFDDVLLVPAKSDVLPKDVEVNTRLTRNISLNIPIISSGMDTVTEARMAIAMAREGGLGIIHKNMTIEQQANEIDKVKRSENGIIVDPLFLSPEHTLKDVQDLMERYHISGVPITQQDRLVGILTNRDLRFETDLSKRIGECMTREHLITAPMGTSLNEAKEILRKHRIEKLPLVDERGHLKGLITIKDIEKAQKYPNSAKDSKGRLLVGAAVGVGSDMLDRVAAIVAAKVDVIVVDTAHGHSQGVIESVRTIKNTYPNVELIAGNVATEEATRALFEAGVDAVKVGIGPGSICTTRVIAGIGVPQITAVYECAKAAAEFGLPIIADGGIKYSGDVVKALAAGANVVMVGNLLAGTEESPGETIIYQGRSYKVYRGMGSLGAMAKGSKDRYFQENMDKLVPEGIEGRVPYKGPVSETMFQMVGGLRAGMGYCGVKNIEALRTETKFIRITSAGLKESHPHDVNITKEAPNYSL from the coding sequence ATGTTTGAAGAAAAGTTCGCCAAGCAAGGACTAACGTTCGATGATGTACTTCTCGTTCCCGCTAAATCGGATGTGTTGCCTAAGGATGTGGAGGTTAACACTCGGCTGACTCGCAATATCAGCCTGAACATTCCCATCATTAGCTCGGGCATGGATACGGTCACGGAGGCGCGTATGGCTATTGCTATGGCGCGTGAAGGCGGCCTGGGAATTATCCATAAAAACATGACGATCGAGCAGCAAGCGAACGAGATTGATAAAGTAAAACGTTCTGAAAACGGTATTATCGTGGACCCGCTTTTCCTTTCTCCTGAACATACCTTAAAAGACGTGCAGGATTTGATGGAGCGGTATCATATTTCCGGGGTGCCGATTACCCAACAAGATCGTCTTGTAGGTATCTTAACCAACCGGGATTTGCGCTTCGAAACCGACCTGTCCAAACGGATTGGAGAATGCATGACCAGGGAGCATTTGATTACCGCTCCTATGGGAACGTCTTTAAATGAAGCCAAGGAAATTCTGCGCAAGCACCGCATTGAGAAACTGCCTTTAGTTGATGAGCGAGGCCACTTAAAAGGGCTGATTACCATCAAAGACATTGAGAAAGCGCAGAAATACCCCAATTCTGCGAAAGACTCCAAAGGGCGTTTGTTGGTCGGCGCAGCCGTAGGCGTTGGCTCCGATATGCTGGATCGCGTGGCAGCCATTGTGGCAGCTAAAGTCGATGTCATTGTTGTGGATACGGCGCACGGTCATTCCCAAGGCGTTATTGAATCCGTTAGAACCATTAAAAATACCTATCCCAATGTGGAATTAATTGCAGGCAATGTGGCTACGGAAGAAGCTACGCGTGCGTTGTTTGAAGCTGGCGTAGACGCTGTCAAAGTGGGAATTGGTCCTGGCTCCATCTGTACGACCCGCGTTATTGCAGGCATCGGCGTGCCGCAGATTACTGCAGTATATGAGTGCGCCAAAGCGGCGGCGGAATTTGGTTTGCCGATTATCGCCGACGGCGGCATCAAATACTCCGGAGATGTCGTAAAGGCTCTGGCTGCTGGCGCTAACGTGGTTATGGTGGGTAACTTGCTGGCCGGAACCGAGGAAAGCCCCGGCGAGACCATTATCTATCAAGGTCGAAGCTATAAGGTGTATCGAGGCATGGGCTCGCTGGGAGCCATGGCTAAAGGCAGTAAGGATCGTTATTTCCAGGAGAACATGGATAAATTGGTGCCGGAAGGTATTGAAGGACGTGTTCCTTATAAAGGACCTGTTTCTGAAACCATGTTCCAAATGGTTGGCGGACTTCGAGCTGGCATGGGCTATTGCGGCGTGAAAAATATTGAAGCATTGCGTACGGAAACGAAATTTATCCGCATTACCAGCGCAGGCCTTAAGGAAAGTCATCCGCATGATGTCAATATTACCAAGGAAGCTCCGAACTACAGTCTATAA
- a CDS encoding VanW family protein, translating to MKRWQRVSLSLVLILSFTLASLAVAGTAVYFRDGISHGVKVGSLDLGGLTETAAVAAIEEDARRRLAQQTIRFVYGEQHWESTTDELSIHADAAALAHEAYMIGRTGPVWLQLQEWYLATQKGRQIAYRLAYEPTKAKELLDRIVHDVERPSRKAHINYQQGQVQIVPEIIGQHLERAELETTWQAAMADFQSLKISLPVKEDVPEIRAEDLSGIDRLLGSYSSYFNAYDSNRSKNVYLASHSIDDMLVRAGSVFSFNSQVGKRTQENGYKEAPVFINGKLVPDWGGGVCQVSSTLYNAVLLADLEIVERTSHYSPPGYVPLGQDATVADDQLDFQFTNTSRHNLYISSKIEGNRLLVQVFGSADDPVEVRIVPVDKQVIPAPVVVRPDANLEAGRQVVEERGESGYRIKIEKIRLRQGVEISREIISADDFPPSERIIRMGTKAAAEKKSN from the coding sequence GTGAAACGATGGCAACGAGTCAGTTTATCTTTAGTGTTAATTCTTTCCTTTACTTTGGCAAGTTTGGCCGTTGCCGGCACGGCCGTGTATTTTCGTGATGGCATTTCACATGGCGTAAAAGTGGGGTCGTTGGACTTAGGCGGTTTAACAGAGACGGCGGCTGTAGCGGCTATTGAAGAAGATGCGCGCAGACGGCTGGCTCAGCAGACAATACGCTTTGTTTACGGCGAACAGCATTGGGAAAGCACTACAGATGAATTAAGCATACATGCGGATGCAGCAGCGTTGGCGCATGAAGCGTATATGATTGGGCGTACAGGCCCGGTTTGGCTGCAACTGCAGGAATGGTATCTGGCGACGCAAAAAGGTCGTCAGATTGCCTATCGTCTTGCGTATGAGCCGACAAAAGCCAAGGAATTGCTGGACAGAATCGTTCATGATGTAGAGCGTCCATCCCGTAAGGCTCACATTAATTACCAACAGGGGCAGGTGCAGATTGTACCGGAAATCATAGGACAGCACTTGGAGCGGGCGGAATTGGAAACAACTTGGCAGGCAGCGATGGCTGATTTTCAATCGTTGAAAATTTCTTTGCCTGTAAAAGAAGATGTGCCAGAAATACGGGCTGAGGATCTCAGCGGCATTGACCGTCTTTTAGGTTCGTATTCCAGCTATTTCAACGCCTATGACAGCAACCGCTCTAAAAATGTTTATTTGGCCTCACACAGCATTGACGATATGTTGGTGAGGGCTGGCAGTGTTTTTTCTTTCAATTCGCAAGTGGGCAAGCGGACGCAGGAAAATGGCTACAAGGAAGCTCCCGTGTTCATTAATGGAAAACTGGTGCCGGATTGGGGCGGCGGGGTTTGCCAAGTGAGCAGCACTCTTTATAATGCGGTTTTGTTGGCGGATCTGGAAATTGTGGAGCGGACTTCTCACTACAGCCCCCCTGGATATGTGCCTCTTGGGCAGGATGCGACTGTGGCGGACGATCAATTGGATTTTCAATTTACCAATACCAGCCGGCATAATCTTTATATTTCCAGTAAAATTGAGGGCAATCGCTTGCTTGTGCAAGTGTTTGGCAGTGCGGATGATCCGGTAGAAGTGCGTATTGTACCGGTGGATAAACAAGTAATCCCGGCGCCGGTTGTAGTAAGACCGGATGCCAATTTGGAGGCTGGACGCCAGGTCGTAGAAGAACGAGGAGAAAGCGGTTATCGAATAAAAATCGAAAAAATCCGCTTGCGTCAGGGCGTGGAAATCAGTCGGGAGATTATTTCTGCAGATGACTTTCCTCCTTCCGAGCGCATTATCCGCATGGGTACAAAAGCGGCGGCAGAGAAAAAGAGTAATTGA
- a CDS encoding PRC-barrel domain-containing protein, translating into MKKSTEILSLPVFSIREGEELGTIKAFIINAAAKSVEAFLIDDGKWYLGAKLLPAKAVAGLGEFAVTVESSDNVVGVADFPDIEPLLVANTSVIGTKVVTTAGRILGRVTDFMVENDGKIAVCEYTVDNGDNQQVLLENIITLGKDVLFIRDASEEQAAPAVAEVPAPVEETPVVTPVAAPAPVVEEPKTEEAKVAEEAPAEPAPEVDAYSRKIEEKTRKFLLGKKASRRIETDNGVLVVDEGGEITEEVLQKAKLAGKYVELSMNVQ; encoded by the coding sequence ATGAAAAAAAGCACAGAAATTTTAAGCTTACCAGTATTTAGCATTCGTGAGGGTGAGGAACTGGGAACGATCAAAGCGTTTATCATTAATGCCGCAGCCAAATCGGTAGAAGCATTTTTGATTGACGACGGCAAATGGTATTTGGGGGCTAAACTGCTGCCGGCCAAAGCGGTAGCCGGTCTTGGCGAATTTGCTGTTACCGTCGAATCCAGCGATAATGTAGTAGGGGTTGCTGATTTTCCGGATATTGAGCCGCTGCTGGTAGCCAATACTTCTGTAATTGGGACCAAAGTGGTTACTACGGCTGGCCGTATTTTAGGGCGGGTCACTGATTTTATGGTTGAAAATGACGGCAAAATTGCTGTGTGTGAGTATACCGTAGATAATGGTGACAACCAACAGGTATTGCTGGAAAACATCATCACTTTGGGTAAAGACGTGCTCTTTATTCGGGATGCCTCGGAAGAGCAGGCTGCCCCGGCGGTTGCGGAAGTCCCGGCTCCTGTAGAGGAAACACCGGTTGTGACACCTGTTGCCGCTCCGGCGCCTGTAGTGGAGGAGCCTAAAACAGAAGAAGCCAAAGTGGCAGAAGAAGCACCGGCGGAACCGGCTCCGGAAGTGGATGCCTATTCACGCAAGATTGAAGAAAAAACACGCAAATTTCTTCTTGGGAAAAAAGCCAGCCGCCGCATTGAGACCGACAATGGCGTTCTCGTTGTAGACGAAGGCGGAGAAATTACCGAGGAAGTCCTGCAAAAAGCCAAGTTGGCAGGGAAATACGTAGAACTGTCGATGAATGTACAATAA
- a CDS encoding methionine gamma-lyase family protein encodes MNRFSAKIQAAREKALQQMTAMAKDVDQVAETNTLRVLDAFRRHRVSDYHFRATSGYAYNDAGRETLEETWATLCGAEAALVRTQFVSGTHALATALFGVLRPGDELVSLTGAPYDTMQSVIGHVRDVPGSLKEFGVSYREMPMPTGGIDLEHLSDYVDAKTKMVLIQRSRGYSLRATLTVAEIAAACAAVKAIAPECICFVDNCYGEFVEVQEPTAVGADIMAGSLIKNPGGGLAPTGGYIAGRRDLVELAAFRLTAPGIGAELGASLGGNRLLYQGLFVAPHTTAQAVKGAIFAAALFENLGYKTLPHWSVQRGDIIQAITLGTPERVVAFCQGIQKYSPVDAHVRPEPSGMPGYEDAVIMAAGTFVQGASIELSADAPMREPYAVYLQGGLTFEHAVLACMGAAQELEDKGLSFS; translated from the coding sequence TTGAATCGATTTAGTGCTAAAATTCAAGCGGCGCGGGAAAAGGCGCTGCAGCAGATGACGGCTATGGCCAAAGACGTGGATCAGGTCGCTGAAACCAATACGTTGAGGGTATTGGACGCTTTTCGCCGTCATCGAGTTTCGGATTATCATTTTCGGGCGACAAGCGGCTATGCCTATAACGATGCAGGGCGGGAAACCTTGGAAGAGACATGGGCAACACTGTGCGGCGCCGAAGCGGCGCTGGTGCGGACGCAGTTTGTTTCCGGTACGCATGCCTTGGCTACCGCTCTGTTCGGTGTTTTGCGTCCCGGAGACGAGTTGGTTTCTTTAACCGGGGCGCCGTACGATACGATGCAAAGCGTTATCGGCCATGTACGGGACGTTCCGGGTTCTTTGAAGGAATTTGGCGTTTCCTATCGGGAAATGCCCATGCCCACTGGCGGCATTGACTTGGAGCATCTGTCTGACTATGTGGATGCTAAAACGAAAATGGTGCTGATTCAGCGTTCGCGCGGTTATAGCCTTCGGGCGACATTGACGGTGGCTGAGATTGCCGCTGCTTGCGCGGCGGTCAAGGCCATTGCTCCGGAATGCATCTGTTTTGTTGACAATTGCTACGGTGAGTTTGTGGAAGTGCAGGAGCCAACAGCGGTTGGCGCGGATATCATGGCTGGCTCGTTGATTAAAAACCCTGGCGGCGGGTTGGCGCCGACAGGCGGCTACATTGCAGGCCGCCGGGATTTAGTGGAGCTAGCTGCTTTTCGCTTGACTGCGCCGGGGATCGGGGCGGAGTTGGGAGCTTCCTTGGGAGGAAACCGCTTATTGTACCAGGGCTTGTTTGTAGCGCCTCATACAACGGCTCAAGCGGTAAAAGGAGCTATTTTTGCTGCGGCCTTGTTTGAGAATTTAGGTTATAAGACCTTGCCGCACTGGTCGGTGCAGCGAGGCGATATTATTCAGGCGATTACTTTGGGAACGCCGGAGCGGGTGGTTGCCTTCTGTCAGGGAATTCAAAAATATTCACCGGTTGACGCGCATGTACGGCCGGAGCCAAGCGGTATGCCTGGCTATGAAGACGCGGTGATTATGGCGGCGGGAACCTTTGTACAAGGGGCTTCCATCGAATTGAGCGCCGATGCGCCGATGCGCGAACCTTATGCGGTATATCTTCAGGGCGGTCTTACTTTTGAGCATGCAGTTTTAGCTTGTATGGGCGCTGCACAAGAATTGGAAGATAAAGGTCTTTCTTTTTCTTAA
- the hflX gene encoding GTPase HflX, giving the protein MAKVLGDIQGVRKSLLAQLEELYELTVPSDQIISSEMAEQMLQLSQLLNREVAVYCNRRGRVMAVSLGDSYTVDLPEVRGRRGQQRLSGIRCIHTHPSGDCRLSAADVSSLRDLRFDVMVSLAAPQPETALCMLAFLTGEDEWQEEGPFSVTQLTALPFSRWILQLERLLAQQTASGHVMEEIETALLVGLETGNSSWDLDASLQELAQLAETAGVEVKGVVRQKRDRPDAALFIGQGKVKELALLRQQMDANVIIFDDELTPVQQRNLELSLGVKIIDRTALILDIFAQRAHSREGKLQVELAQMRYRLPRLSGKGTELSRLGGGIGTRGPGETKLEVDRRRVRTRINDIEKELALVLQQRQQQRQRRKDNEVPLIALVGYTNAGKSTLLNALTDAGVLAENKLFATLDPTTRSVTLPDGETILFSDTVGFIQKLPHQLVAAFRATLEEVVEADLLLHVVDASHSQREAQEQAVYEVLKELKVAEKPMLLVFNKADRMEAGEPAVVERLLRRGDAFLVSALQKTGLEELLLAVAAKVKRRSVRRELCLPYEQSGLLHKLHEDGKVTACEYAPEGILVLAEIPLWAEPFWSQYCMVQGTVNESEEQVD; this is encoded by the coding sequence GTGGCCAAGGTATTAGGGGATATCCAAGGAGTCCGTAAATCGCTGCTGGCGCAGCTCGAAGAATTATATGAACTGACAGTGCCGTCCGACCAGATAATCAGCAGTGAAATGGCGGAACAGATGCTGCAGCTTAGTCAATTGCTGAACCGAGAGGTTGCCGTTTATTGCAATCGCCGCGGCCGGGTTATGGCGGTATCGTTGGGGGATTCCTATACGGTAGACTTGCCGGAGGTGCGCGGCCGACGCGGCCAGCAACGGCTTTCCGGCATTCGGTGCATCCATACGCATCCTAGCGGCGATTGCCGCCTTAGCGCGGCTGATGTCAGTTCGCTGCGGGACTTGCGTTTTGATGTGATGGTTTCTTTAGCTGCGCCGCAACCGGAAACAGCGCTTTGTATGCTCGCTTTTTTAACGGGTGAGGACGAATGGCAGGAAGAAGGCCCGTTCTCCGTAACGCAATTAACGGCCTTGCCTTTTTCTCGCTGGATTTTGCAGCTAGAACGTCTTTTAGCCCAGCAGACAGCTTCTGGGCATGTCATGGAGGAAATCGAGACGGCCTTGCTGGTCGGCTTGGAAACCGGGAATAGCAGTTGGGATCTGGACGCTTCCTTGCAAGAATTGGCGCAGTTGGCGGAGACAGCCGGCGTGGAAGTAAAGGGCGTTGTCCGTCAAAAAAGAGACCGTCCGGATGCGGCCTTGTTCATCGGCCAGGGAAAGGTCAAAGAATTAGCGTTGCTGCGACAGCAGATGGATGCAAATGTCATCATTTTTGATGATGAACTGACGCCGGTGCAACAGCGTAATTTGGAACTGTCTCTGGGCGTAAAAATCATTGACCGTACAGCGCTCATTTTGGATATTTTCGCCCAACGGGCGCATTCTAGAGAAGGCAAGCTGCAAGTGGAGCTGGCGCAGATGCGTTACCGCCTGCCTAGACTTAGCGGCAAGGGTACGGAACTGTCGCGCTTGGGAGGCGGCATCGGAACGCGCGGACCTGGTGAGACTAAGCTGGAAGTGGATCGGCGGCGGGTGAGGACGCGTATCAACGATATCGAAAAAGAATTGGCGTTGGTATTGCAGCAACGCCAGCAGCAGCGTCAGCGTCGCAAGGATAACGAAGTGCCGCTGATCGCTTTAGTCGGCTACACCAATGCAGGAAAATCAACGTTGCTGAACGCCCTAACTGACGCAGGGGTATTGGCGGAAAATAAGTTATTTGCTACGTTGGATCCGACAACGCGCAGCGTGACGCTGCCTGATGGTGAAACGATCCTTTTTTCCGATACAGTCGGCTTTATTCAAAAACTGCCGCATCAGCTGGTAGCGGCTTTTCGCGCCACCTTAGAGGAAGTGGTAGAAGCCGATTTATTGCTTCATGTGGTGGATGCCAGCCATTCGCAGCGAGAAGCGCAGGAGCAGGCTGTTTACGAGGTGCTCAAGGAATTAAAAGTTGCAGAAAAGCCTATGCTGCTTGTTTTCAACAAAGCAGATCGTATGGAAGCGGGAGAGCCTGCGGTAGTCGAGCGCCTTTTGCGCCGCGGCGACGCGTTCTTGGTTTCGGCGCTGCAAAAAACAGGCTTAGAGGAGCTGCTCTTGGCCGTGGCCGCTAAGGTGAAACGGCGCAGCGTGCGGCGCGAGCTGTGTTTGCCGTATGAGCAAAGCGGCCTGCTGCACAAGCTGCATGAGGATGGCAAGGTTACTGCCTGCGAATATGCGCCGGAAGGCATTCTGGTTTTGGCGGAGATTCCCTTATGGGCGGAGCCGTTTTGGAGTCAATATTGCATGGTTCAAGGAACAGTGAATGAGAGTGAGGAACAGGTAGATTGA
- the hfq gene encoding RNA chaperone Hfq, which produces MLAKPMNLQDSFLNQVRKENNPVTIYLVNGFQLRGLVKGFDNFTVILDSDGKQQLVYKHAISTITPFRAFQHGFVEKQRETTGNANAIE; this is translated from the coding sequence ATGCTTGCAAAGCCGATGAACCTGCAAGACAGTTTTTTAAATCAGGTGCGGAAAGAAAATAATCCTGTGACCATTTATTTGGTTAATGGTTTTCAATTAAGAGGCCTTGTTAAAGGATTTGACAATTTTACCGTTATTTTAGACAGCGATGGAAAGCAGCAACTGGTTTATAAACATGCTATTTCCACGATTACGCCATTCCGAGCTTTTCAGCATGGTTTTGTGGAAAAACAAAGGGAGACGACAGGAAACGCGAATGCTATAGAATAG
- the miaA gene encoding tRNA (adenosine(37)-N6)-dimethylallyltransferase MiaA, which yields MKERLLVVLGPTAVGKTDLAVELALRHDGEVVSGDSMLVYRGLDIGTAKPSLEERRGVPHHLIDILEPNEPYDAVRFGEQAEAAVKEIQGRGRLPVLAGGTGLYVQAFLEGYVFSEVAEDAPFREEMEALAQKEGNEAVHRLLQKADPLSAAKLHPNNLRRVIRALEVARQGGETLSLEKKAGPASHWLEQSLVVGLTMERSALYRRIEQRVERMAAAGLEAEVKRLLAAQVEPTCQSMQGIGYKEMVAHLQGQYSVEETVATIQKNTRHFAKRQFTWFKRMPYVQWFDVGQAGWREEVFSLVRHWEQTGSRCT from the coding sequence ATGAAAGAACGCTTGCTGGTGGTACTGGGGCCAACAGCTGTAGGCAAAACCGACCTGGCGGTAGAACTGGCCTTGCGCCATGACGGCGAAGTGGTTTCCGGCGACTCTATGCTGGTATATCGGGGCCTGGATATTGGTACAGCCAAGCCTTCGCTGGAAGAGCGCCGGGGAGTTCCGCACCATTTAATCGATATTTTAGAACCAAACGAGCCTTATGATGCCGTACGCTTTGGCGAACAGGCCGAAGCTGCAGTCAAGGAGATTCAAGGTCGAGGACGGCTGCCGGTATTAGCTGGCGGCACTGGGCTTTATGTGCAGGCTTTTTTGGAAGGCTATGTGTTTAGCGAAGTGGCTGAAGACGCTCCTTTTCGTGAGGAGATGGAAGCGTTGGCGCAAAAAGAAGGAAATGAGGCTGTGCACAGACTGCTGCAAAAGGCGGATCCGCTCAGTGCGGCAAAGCTGCATCCCAATAATTTGCGTCGTGTCATTCGGGCGCTGGAGGTAGCTCGCCAAGGGGGAGAAACACTGAGCCTGGAAAAAAAAGCGGGACCTGCCAGTCATTGGCTGGAGCAGTCTTTGGTTGTGGGGCTGACTATGGAGCGAAGTGCATTATATCGGCGCATTGAGCAACGAGTGGAGCGCATGGCGGCTGCAGGGCTGGAAGCGGAAGTAAAGCGTTTACTGGCAGCTCAGGTAGAACCAACCTGCCAGTCAATGCAAGGGATTGGCTATAAGGAAATGGTTGCGCACTTGCAAGGACAGTACTCTGTTGAGGAAACTGTGGCAACCATACAAAAAAATACCCGTCATTTTGCTAAAAGGCAGTTTACTTGGTTTAAGCGCATGCCCTATGTGCAATGGTTTGATGTTGGCCAAGCCGGCTGGAGAGAAGAAGTATTTTCTCTGGTCCGACATTGGGAGCAAACAGGAAGTCGTTGCACTTAG